The DNA region TCTAGGAGCGACAACTTCATAGACATGGATACAACGGACTTTGATAATTGAATTAGTTTTCGTTAGTTGTAGATCATCGAGCAAGGTGTGAAATCATCGGCGGATGCAGGTGGGGTcgagtggggtcggccgaccccaccgtcGACCTCGGAGAACCGCCGGAAAACACCTTCCTTCAGCTGCCGACCCCACGACGTTAGAGCTTCTGCCCCATCCCCATCTAGTTTCACAACAGAGGAAACTTTGGAAGAGAAAAGAAATGGGAGAGAGTCGCACGACGGCAGCGGACGCTGTCGAAGGTGATGGCTGTGAGACAAAGTCCATCCATTTTCTTTTCTCACTCGTAATAGAATAGAATAGAGAGATTAGGAGGAAATATGTTATACATCTTTACATAAAAAGAAGGAAAGAGGCGTGTCCAACTGGATCATACTTAATTCTAGGAAATAGGAGCAGATTTTATATTTACCTCTACTTTGACCTATTGCATTACCTATTTTCAAGCTAaatcaaactaattaaaatttttaatttatctctAATTATTCTAAACGTTTATCTATTAAAAAGGTTTAgtcataatttattactccctccgtcccccaaaattcgtcactatttgacccgacacgagttttttaatatataatagaaagtgggttgaaaaagttagtggcatgtgagtcctacttttatatattagttttaaaataaaatgtgagtgggaatgagttagtggaatgtggggtccattaccaaataatggtaaaagtgaaatgtgacaaatttttagggacggacgaaaaaggaaataggtgacaacttttcagggacggagggagtataatcttCGTAATTTAAATCAAATCAACACAAAcctaaattttttcaaaaactagcttagtttaaaaaagaaaaggttAAATCTTTTTATTATACTAAATTCTCAATTCTTCTTAAACTAAACGTTACATAATATTTTTCCTATCTAATGAACAAAAATGCTCATATGatcttttaaaaatgatttagtcTTGCACAATTATTTTTTCAAGGCAACCTATATTTGACATAATTTTGTAATTAGTGAAAATTAATGTgacaaattagaaaaaaaatgaaatattaaggATGACTGATTGAATTATATTTTGATAGTATAtagtgagagaaatttactccctccgtctttaGGAGATAACCCCTTCCTTGGACGACATAAAATTTTATGAccttattttatggagtatgttaagtagagaaagtaaagtatgagagaagcAATAAAGTAGAGATGTCTCtaattttagtaatgagtcatcttgattgacacaaaccaaaaaggaaagtgtgtcatctatgATAAGACCAATGgagtatgatattatttcaaataaaaaaaaaattgagttgtTTTCATCGCGCGCAACAAAAGATTGTAGTAAATTCCTTATCTCGCCCGACCCCACGATGATCAGTTCCTGGATCCGCCCATGTGTGGAATGGTTCCATGGTATCAACTTTGCTACTCGTGGGAAGAACAAAAAGATGAAGTTTGAGCTGTATAAGGTAAGTAGGTATGTGTGGATAGATCAAATGTCATATTTATAGGGCAAAAAATGAACCATAAGGCTCTTTTCAAACTTTTCACATTCTCCACTTaggttaaaattaaatttattattaacgatgtttctctattttttttttcatgtgtATGACTGAATGTAGGCAAAATATTAGATTGTTGTAAACGGTTGATATAAGATGTGCATTTGATGCACACAATGATGATGAGAGTTATTTTTTGGGTAATTAATATAGAGTAATGACTAAAATGCAATGACAAATGTTGATACACAATGATGATGGGAGTTATGTTTTGAACAATTAACATGCAATAATTTGAAAAAACGGTTCACATGCCTTCTCATAATCACAAAAGATGCAAAATCCAATCTGTTTGAGAGCCTCGACACACAAATAATATAATGGAGCAGAAGCAGAAAACAATGTGATTGATTTTTGATCATTTTTTCGCATAATTTTATATCACATTGATAAATAAACTTGTATTTTTCACTGTAATCTTACATCGAAGGagaaaataacataattaatcaTGTAATCTATGAATGCTATTCATAATCTCTTCATATCATGCAAATAATTTTCacattcatcaacatagatTCTTAGTTAAAGAACTGTTAATAAAGTGTTTTTCATATACAAATTACATGtataaacaattttataaacaaTTTCTACCCAACACTAAAATCTACATTATATAAACATAGAGCACAAAATGGAAAGTACAACTTTATTTATTCAATCATAAATGTACAACCCAATGGACGTAGTAAATAGAATTTCATTCTAGCGTCAAGAATAGTAATTCCATAAATAccccaaaactccccttttatatatgtatagatagattGGTTATTTAACACCATCTTTCATATACTTTAggtttaattcaattttttatttaattatatttcatgTGGGAATTAAAACAACCACGTCGATTTTCCCTTAAATCATTAGAAAGAATAATTTGCCaaagaaaaaatgattttccGATTACCGAATTATCATCATCAGCTTCTAATTTGCGAAAGTTCATTTGAGAATTGGGGAGGTTTTGCAGAATTGCGAATTTTCTTTTGCAAATTATTCATTTGTTGCATTTGTCCTGTGATGTGGAAAGTAATGGGTATGATTCAAGAGATAATATATGTGGACGTTTTAATTGCCACATAGaatataattaagtaatttttttCTGAAATAAACCTCAAGTAATAatgaaatactataaaattaagtGCTTAActtgaaacaaataaaaactttaactccctccatttcctaaaaatatgaacttttgaaTGGTACGGGTTGTAATGcagaattggtaaaataaaagaaaaatagaaagaaaaaatgtgaTAGTGAAAAATGGGTCACACTAGAGAAAGATGTTTCCTTAATTGGAAAATTCCTATTTTaacaaaatgaacataaaaaaagaattttatatttaaaaaacaaTAGGAGTAACTAGTTTAATATAAATATCATACTTTAGTATAACTATGTACATTAAATTAACCTTTGTAAGTCCTATAAATTGAGAAAcgtcttttttaaaatttcttacGTTACATGGCATGCTTATGGCCCCacattttttagttttattcaatatttataatttatcctAATCTTATTCACGGTCTGTTGACTCTGTTCACATGACTTTCACATGCAGTAACATTTAGCTGAATTTGATTAAGTATTGCATAGTTTTAATATGTGAGTATGTTGAAtaacttttaattaattaattaattgttttgacgAATTTGCTAAATTTTGAATGAAAAAGGGGccaaaattattgaattttcatcCGTCTATAAAGTACATTTATGCATTCaataaaaaaacttcatttcaataTCTTGCACGCCTAGAATTTCAATATACTTTAACTTGAAAATAATTGTCCAATAATTTATAGATTTACTCATCGAcaacataaaaatagaaatagtctTGTTGACGCCAACACGATGGATTCACGCCTTTGAAAATACCACATGTGATAAGATGAGAAAACTTCTAAAAAATCGCCAGAGAGCTTGCAAGCAACGGTCACTAAAACAACACTAGTATTCTTTAACTTGTCATGTATTAGTGACAGTCAAGCACTCGGGCAAATAGATATTGGAGATTAAGGGTGGACGCTGGAAATTGTTTAATTGGGGCTATACATTCTAAATTTCGAGAtaataattcattatttttttatgataatagGGGATTTTGCCAAATAATTCACacaaaataccaaaaaataatactaatactatataaataaaacaaaaacaatatTAACTAGGGAGGAGCTTAAGTATGTCCGCCTTCTGTTGGAGAAGTGTGAGGCACCATTTTCGAACGTAACGAATTTGACAAACCTCATCCCTAGAGATTCAACAATCGTAAAAGCGATCCATCAACTATCAGAGTTGAACCATAATCACATTGCGACGGTGCTTTACTCGTCCAACCTTGGCAACCTCGGTTGCAGTTGACGTCTATTGTATGTGTGGCACATacactaaataaaatataaacatgcattAGGTTGCACGTATTTATCTAAAAGTTATATACTGTACAAGAATTTAACAGAAAATAAGATGTATATAATGACAAAACTAACTATGTGTGTGTGAGTTAACTTAGTGGTAGAGTTGTTAAGTCCGAGGCCAAAGATTTTAGATTTGAGTCGAGCCTTTTAATTTCTATTCATCTTCCTATTAAAAAAGAGAACTAACTCTACGAGAGTATTTACTTTTGGCGAATTGTATAGTTTCAGATGTTATGACCAAGAAAGAATTTACTTTTGGCGAATTGCGGAATCATATAGTTTGCCACTCTCGCTCGCAGCCACCGAGGCTGCCCCTTTCCTCTATGCCGTCGTCGGATTGTTATCGGCATGTGAAATACAGTATATGTTGGGCCACAAACTAGTAACCACGGACAAGCTCCAAATCAAGGATGATGACGTTGGTGATTGAAGTGGACTAGCTCCAACTTTGTTAGTGTTGGGTGAAATAAATCCTGACTATTGTGACTCgtttaatgaaaataaatactaaCATGTAGCAATGAAGGATCTATAAGGTTTATAGTGATTTGGGTAAAAAAGATTACAAATTATTAGACAAACACTAACCTAACTGACTACTCCAATGGTTATATTACAGAGATACTATATTGGGCCGAACCGGGAAAGGCCCAACTCAAATCGTGTCACgtgtcatttttttttctgattttctttgttagtagtagtagtacagtACTTCTAAATTCTGATCCCTAGTCGATATTCATATTCTTTATCAATCCGATTCGAATCGCAATTCCTAATATCCAATCAACACAATCATCTGATAGATTGGCACAAATTTGTCAAAATTTTGTTGTGAAAACCAGGTTTAATCCGAGAAAATGCCGAAGAAAATGGGTGTGAACAGCAAAGCCGAAGCGGCTAGGGCACGGAGGAGCGCAACCGAGTCTGATCGGAAGGAGCGcgtggagaaggagaaggaagaGCAGTACTGGCGCGAAGCCGAGGCAAATAAGCCGAAAGCGGCCAAGAAGCGGGAGGAGGAAGCCGAGAAACGAGCCGAGGCGAACGCGCGGAAAGCCGAGGTGCGCCGATTGGCGGAGTTGGAGGAGAAGGAGCTGGAGAAGAGCCTCACGAAGCCGGATAAGAAGGCGAATAGGGTCGCGGTGCCCCTGCCGAAGGTGACGGAGGTGGAGCTGATCCGTCGGAGGGAGCAGGAGCAGGCGGCGTTGCAGCGTCGTGCGGAGGAGGATAAGAGGAAGCAGAGCCGGACGGCGAAGGAGGAGGAGTACGAAAGGATGGTGAGCGTGGAGAACACCAATCGCGATGATTCGATTATTGAGGCGAGGTCGGTTGATGAAGCGCTTGCGCGGATGACTATGGTCGATAGTTTGCCGGTGGACAAACATCCGGAGAAGAGGCTCAAAGCCTCGTTTAAGGTAGGGTTGATTGGTGAAATTCTCTTGATTAGAATGCCGATTTGAATCAGATTTAGAGTAATTCTTATTTTAGCCGGATTAGCATGATtgatttgtgttttttttaaaatttgtatgaTTTTTCGAATTGGAATTAGACTTGAGAGTTAGAATTCTGAATTTAGCCGAATTAACTGCTTTAGATATGTGATTTGAATGGAGATAAGGTAATTATGTTCTTTTTCTGAGTGGTGTTTGAGGGGAATTGGTTGTTTGAGCTAATATAAGCTCATATTACATTGTTACAGCAGTATGTGGTTTTTGAAGTTGATCATAGCCTACTGAGTTGAGCTATTCTTTGTTTACGTTTTGATGTGTTGTTTATGTCTGCAGGCTTTTGAAGAAGCTGAGCTCCCAAAGTTGAAGGCGGAGAAGCCGGGTCTAACGCACACTCAGTACAAGGATATGATTTGGAAACTCTGGAAGAAATCTCCTGACAACCCTCTTAACCAGGTGAAAACCAATTTTACTTGAAAAGATGATTGCAATAATTGCAAGATTTATACGCATGTTATCTAAGCTTCTggactgtttagctagatttcTATTGCATGTGGATGAGAACAAGTTATTAGGAGTGTTAACTGTAAATCTGTAATTGAATGATTCTAGTTGTTTTGGGTGGAATTGTCATGGTCAGctaattgtttaattatatgCCAAATCCTTGTTCTGTTGTTATGTTTATTCTCATGAAGTTTATCCTTGTTAAAGTTAAATGTATTCTCGTGTTTGAATGTGGTTAGACAAATAAATGATTAAAACTTGCCTTGAGTAATGAGTGTGATGATATATTTGAAACGCTTTCGTGATTAAACACAGTGATTTTTGTTTCACTACTTGAATCACAAGCCTGAACAAACcgttttaagaaattgtatttGTGCTGCTGTGTGTATGTAGTCAGTTTTGcatattatattacacaacttTGGATAAGATGCTTCATCTGAATAAGTTAGTTTTGGAGTTACAATTGGAGTATTGCCTTCAATAAAGGAAAGTTCTTAGATGAAAAATTGATATATCATGTATTGGGCTTTCTTTTATCTTATTACATTGGTTGGCTTGTCACGAAGAACAGAAAAATCCCACTTATGTGTTGAGTGCCTAAATAGTAAATACGGTGTCTTTTTCGAGCTATTACCTTTTCGAGCCTTTGTGTTACCCTAGATGTTAATGCTAAAAAAATAGTGCAACTTACTCTTGCTCGATCTGAATGTGCAGGTAGCTGAGAAGGCGTAGGCGTAGGCGTAGGCGTAGGCGTAGGCGTAGGCGTGTCTTTTCATTAGAAGCCCAATGAGTTTTCTCTGGGACTTGTGCAAATAAGCTGATGTTTCATATCTGTGTGAGTATATGTTGATGCCTATGCGAGACAGCTTGGGccgcctccacctcctccaccaAATTTGCAGTGTTCCATCTCAGCTCGACGCAGTAGATTGAGATAATAAAGCGAACTATCTAAAAACCATTTTAAATACAACCATGTATGTTTATGTGAATGCATCCCAATTGACCTCTTGCTTTACAGAATTTGTCTGCGTGGTTTATTTGTAAAATTAGCTACTTCTCTTGAAAGAGATTGTCTGTTTCTATCTACTACTACATTAACTGGCATTTCCACTTCCAGCATATCTATATAAAGATcctcatatttttattaattagttaattagtgatttgtcatatctttttcatatatgtttaggatattttcttgttccttaagttagggtatttagcattataaatagttGTCATTGTTATTCCTTTCATTGAACGAAtgaatgaatatatgaatttacgtttctttctgttttattttacgCACTTTGTTTAAGCTTGAGTTGTCGATGAGATTCTGCCTCCCGGGACTTCTCTTTTATCGTCTCTGGCATCTTGATAAGGGAATTACCCttatcaaattggtgctttcatcctcgAACTCATGGTCGAAGTCAATCTTCGTTCATGGCCGGAGATATCGCAAGCGTCCGAAGACTTGCAACTGAATTCAATAGCTGCAACGTTGGAATATATCCTCGCTTGGCACGCCCGACTCGAGACCCGATTGATTGAGCATGAGCGTAGGGCAGCAACCACGCTCCCTCCACTCCGGCCCGAGCCTGATCCACCCGACGCAGCCACGCTGTACACCGCCGCACAACCTTGGCAGCTTGATTGCACGGTGTTTTCTCCACCGATTAACCACCACTCAGCAGTGCCGCTGCCCGCTGCTGTTCCGCAGCAACCACAACTCCGTGAATCTTCTTTTTGGTTTGATATGCCACAACAACACGTCCCGAGCTCAACCCCGACATTTATAGCCTCGACAATTTCCCCGAAAGCGACAACATAAAGCCAAAACTGCCACGGACAGCCTGTTGCTGTGCTGCAGCCTCTGCTCCATTCGATGAGTCTTTGCCACTCAACCATAGTGTCGATGGCCGTTGATGCTGCAATTCTGCCACCAGCCTACTTTGTAttgaatgaagaagaagaataatttCTTGTTACGAATGAGCCTCAGGATGATGCAGAGGCGGTGGTTGAAACACGCGCCAAAATTGACAAAACACCAAAGAAGTCTTGTGATGTTTTTGTAATGCATCTCATGGACGAGGAGGAACAACCATTTTCTGGGTCCAAGGAAGACAGCCGGGTTTCTAGATGGGTTgctcaagaagaagaagagaagttgATATTGCAGAAGAGACCACTTCTGAAAATAATGGTGGCGATAATGGCAAAATGTGGTTTAAAAGAGAACCACAAGTTCCAAAAAAATGGCGTTGGTGACCGGTTGCAGCATGATCTATACGTTTCCTACCACTATacatttgatccaggaggaaaTAACTCACCAAAGCTTCAATTTTCAACACTCttcgttgcttcgtggttcccaccttgaggacaaggtgagtTTTAACCGTGAGGGAGTTGATACGTGCATATCTATATGAAGATCctcatatctttattaattagttaattagtgatttgtcatatcttttccatatatgttTAGGACATGTTCACCTTATCGGTTATAGGCAGATAGTGTGTCAATTCTTGTTATAAACGAGTGTTCACTATATTAGACATAGTTCTTGATGGCCCTGTAATTCACCTCGGCCCGCACTGTTACTTGAAGAAATGGACCAATTTCAATTCTTAAGAAAGAGGTAAGAATTGAATTTGCATCGGAAGTTGAATCAAGATATGAAGAGAAAATACTATTTTTACCCTTGCCTTTTTAATTTCCACCCCAAATTGCCTCGCACGACTAGGGGTGCCACAGTACGGTTTACCGCACTCAAAATGTCATACCACATACCGTACCGCAAATTGCGGTATGAGAAAATATCATACttataccttaccgaatttttcggtatacctcattgcggtataccgcaaaattcGATATGATTATTTTCGATACTGTTACCATACCGTCTATGCGGTATACCATATcgtattgcggtataccgtacttttacaTTATACCGAAATAAGGTATGACATATCGAATACGGTATACAAAAATAAGGTATGACATACCGTAATACTTGTGTTTCATActaaaaaaattctattatagccaaatatttaaaataaaattttacttatttaaataatttccaaaaGATTAAAACTACACCATAATCAAATCTATACAGTGGACTTGATTTGCATATATATGTTTGGGGTTGGGGGCGGTTGAactaaaatatgaaagtatGGTTAGGGATTTTAAcatattaactatttttttatataaattttaaatacaacatatatatcaaatttttggcAAATATCGTAAATGCAGTATATTGCAGTATACCACGGTATAGGAAAAtctatacctttaccgtaccgatagatttcggtacgataagtgcggtatttcgatATTACGGTATATTTTGCCAGCCCTACGCACGACTACACTCAATTAGGGGGCAATTTCGTCAAACCAGAACCCATTCCTAATTCGGGActcccaaaataaataaataaatggagGAAAACAACCCTATTTCTTGTACACTGAATGATGGGTCAGCGTTTTAATTAGGTGGGCCGTCCAACCTCATTTCTAACCAAGTTTCATTTCTGGCAAATCCATCTCACATAAACTGAACAAGCCCTTAGgatattttcttgttccttaagtCAGGGTATTTAACATTTACGCACTTTGTTTAAGCTTGAGTTGTCGACGGGATTCCGCCGGGACTTCTCTTTTATCTCTTTTATCGTCTCTGGCATCTTGATAAGTGAATTACCCTTatcagtgt from Salvia splendens isolate huo1 chromosome 9, SspV2, whole genome shotgun sequence includes:
- the LOC121749007 gene encoding coiled-coil domain-containing protein 124-like; this translates as MPKKMGVNSKAEAARARRSATESDRKERVEKEKEEQYWREAEANKPKAAKKREEEAEKRAEANARKAEVRRLAELEEKELEKSLTKPDKKANRVAVPLPKVTEVELIRRREQEQAALQRRAEEDKRKQSRTAKEEEYERMVSVENTNRDDSIIEARSVDEALARMTMVDSLPVDKHPEKRLKASFKAFEEAELPKLKAEKPGLTHTQYKDMIWKLWKKSPDNPLNQVAEKA